The proteins below come from a single Mytilus edulis chromosome 5, xbMytEdul2.2, whole genome shotgun sequence genomic window:
- the LOC139522488 gene encoding uncharacterized protein produces the protein MKISLAVGIVICCGMTFARKGAVDLNLIVKSFEMHPTRVKRSTMQDIESSLHTVFISTDENHDGHITVDEIIDSVVGSTGLKINNKMTQGFNVVFGNPKYDLNENGSLEENEYAELIKSGMGM, from the exons ATGAAAATATCACTAGCAGTGGGCATTGTAATTTGTTGCGGTATGACGTTTGCTAGAAAAGGAGCTGTGGATCTGAATCTGATAGTAAAGTCTTTTGAG ATGCACCCGACTAGAGTAAAACGATCCACCATGCAAGATATTGAGAGTTCTTTGCACACGGTATTCATCAGTACAGACGAAAACCATGATGGACACATTACAGTAGACGAAATTATTGACTCTGTCGTTGGTAGCACTGGACTAAAGATTAACAACAAAATGACACAGGGCTTCAATGTGGTATTTGGTAATCCAAAATATGACCTGAATGAAAACGGCTCCCTCGAGGAAAATG AATATGCTGAACTGATTAAATCTGGAATGGGAATGTAA